Proteins from one Corvus cornix cornix isolate S_Up_H32 chromosome 19, ASM73873v5, whole genome shotgun sequence genomic window:
- the LYRM9 gene encoding LYR motif-containing protein 9 isoform X2 codes for MSPLPEAELVRSSVQLYRYLLRCCRRLPQGHIQQHYRHAIRQSFKVHADEDDPERIQQIIKRAIEDADWVMNKYKNQK; via the exons ATGTCCCCGCTGCCGGAGGCGGAGCTGGTGCGCAGCTCGGTGCAGCTGTACCGGTACCTGCtgcgctgctgccgccgcctGCCCCAGGGCCACATCCAGCAGCACTACCGACACGCCATCAGGCAG AGTTTCAAAGTTCATGCTGATGAAGACGATCCTGAGCGAATCCAGCAGATCATTAAGAGAGCCATTGAAGATGCTGACTGGGTGATGAATAAA tataaaaacCAGAAGTAG
- the LYRM9 gene encoding LYR motif-containing protein 9 isoform X1: MRGFRCSQQHDRGPLPEAVSARLSAACSEHAQGAQCESPAMSPLPEAELVRSSVQLYRYLLRCCRRLPQGHIQQHYRHAIRQSFKVHADEDDPERIQQIIKRAIEDADWVMNKYKNQK; the protein is encoded by the exons ATGAGAGGGTTCAGATGCTCCCAGCAGCACGACCGTGGCCCATTGCCCGAGGCAGTCTCTGCGAGGCTCTCTGCAGCGTGCTCAGAACACGCTCAGGGGGCCCAGTGCGAG AGCCCGGCCATGTCCCCGCTGCCGGAGGCGGAGCTGGTGCGCAGCTCGGTGCAGCTGTACCGGTACCTGCtgcgctgctgccgccgcctGCCCCAGGGCCACATCCAGCAGCACTACCGACACGCCATCAGGCAG AGTTTCAAAGTTCATGCTGATGAAGACGATCCTGAGCGAATCCAGCAGATCATTAAGAGAGCCATTGAAGATGCTGACTGGGTGATGAATAAA tataaaaacCAGAAGTAG